CTAGAAAAGTGAACGACATTCAGGACGAAACGCTCCATAACGGCACATACCGCAAAGAAATCATCGATGCGACGGTGCGCTGCCTCTTGATGAAGCTCAGCGATATGCACAACCGGATCGAAGCGAGCCATCCGCTCAGCAAATTTTACGAGCCGTTCGTCCGCCTCCGCAACGCCATTCGCGAAACGCCGTCCGCCCCGCACACCGTCGATCGGCTGGCCGCGCAGGTGAACATGAGCCGGTCGCATTTCCAGAGCATTTACAAGGAGCTGTTCGGCGTGCCCGTCATGCGGGACGTCATCCAAACGAGACTCGAATACGCCATGTATCTGCTAGAAAATTCCTCGGACAGCATCGGCGACATCGCCCGCAGCTGCGGGTATGAGAACGACGTCCATTTTATGCGCCAGTTTAAGAAGTACATTCATGTGACGCCGAGCCAATACCGGGCAGCGTACCGAAGTTCTTGACGTGCGCCGCGCCAAAAAGAAAAACGCCTCGACAGCGAGGCGTTTTCTTATAGAAACTATTAATT
The nucleotide sequence above comes from Paenibacillus sp.. Encoded proteins:
- a CDS encoding AraC family transcriptional regulator encodes the protein MIEIKRCGYNVVHPDGLTIDRPQGSGDYLFLFFRSKMEIEVRGELVVADKNTYVIYKKGSKQFYRELEKPFVHDWFHFDGEDAESYIERLSLPFDKVMKVYDPLYISRKVNDIQDETLHNGTYRKEIIDATVRCLLMKLSDMHNRIEASHPLSKFYEPFVRLRNAIRETPSAPHTVDRLAAQVNMSRSHFQSIYKELFGVPVMRDVIQTRLEYAMYLLENSSDSIGDIARSCGYENDVHFMRQFKKYIHVTPSQYRAAYRSS